A single genomic interval of uncultured Sphaerochaeta sp. harbors:
- a CDS encoding zinc-binding dehydrogenase codes for MKALYYVGEKQMVLREVPTPVPSENEYLIQVKSNGICGSDFEGYMGKTGRRTPPMIMGHEFSGVVTQAPKGGKFQEGQKVVVFPKPYCGVCEFCKKGMVNVCPEGICMGVLDVDGSMCEYVTIEEKYLLPFDGISFNEAAFTEPLAVAYRSVYKISDAELAEADYTLIIGAGTIGLMALALLKYRGAKNVIVSDATDFRLGIAKELGADYLVNPRTQDFLAEITTITSGKMIDFSIEAVGIAPTAKNSLECLKIGGTAIWIGNAQKMIEVNMQNIVTKELKIKGNYVYDLDGFADSLRLLSERKINIKPLITHSYKLEDGVQAFKDLENNREGKMLKVMLES; via the coding sequence ATGAAAGCTTTATATTACGTAGGAGAGAAACAGATGGTGCTTAGGGAAGTTCCTACGCCTGTTCCCTCCGAGAATGAGTATCTGATTCAGGTTAAATCAAACGGAATCTGTGGTTCTGACTTCGAAGGATATATGGGAAAGACCGGCCGTAGAACTCCTCCTATGATTATGGGGCATGAGTTCAGTGGTGTGGTTACCCAGGCTCCGAAGGGTGGGAAATTTCAGGAAGGGCAGAAAGTAGTTGTCTTTCCCAAGCCCTACTGTGGTGTTTGTGAATTCTGCAAGAAGGGTATGGTAAACGTATGTCCGGAAGGCATTTGCATGGGAGTACTCGATGTCGATGGTTCCATGTGTGAGTATGTAACCATCGAGGAGAAATACCTCCTTCCATTTGATGGTATCAGTTTCAACGAAGCTGCCTTCACAGAACCTTTGGCAGTTGCATATCGCTCGGTCTACAAGATCAGCGATGCTGAACTTGCAGAGGCTGATTACACCCTGATAATTGGAGCCGGTACCATTGGACTGATGGCTCTTGCACTGCTGAAGTATCGTGGTGCGAAGAATGTCATCGTCAGTGATGCTACTGATTTCCGCCTTGGCATTGCTAAGGAACTGGGAGCCGATTATCTCGTGAATCCCAGAACCCAGGATTTCCTTGCAGAGATTACAACAATCACCTCTGGTAAGATGATCGATTTCTCCATCGAGGCGGTAGGTATTGCACCGACGGCTAAGAACTCACTCGAGTGCTTGAAGATTGGTGGAACTGCTATCTGGATTGGAAATGCCCAGAAAATGATTGAAGTCAATATGCAGAACATTGTAACCAAGGAATTGAAGATCAAGGGAAACTATGTATATGACCTCGATGGCTTTGCAGACAGCCTTAGGCTGTTGAGTGAAAGAAAAATCAACATCAAGCCGCTCATCACCCATAGCTATAAGCTGGAAGATGGTGTGCAGGCCTTCAAGGATTTGGAAAACAATCGTGAAGGTAAGATGCTGAAGGTTATGTTGGAAAGTTAG
- a CDS encoding transketolase, with amino-acid sequence MIYTASTIDLLKYVLRLLRREKMNYSQELVKELQLKAIQVRANILEMIPPGKVGHLGGSSSIADVMAALYFHTMKVNKDDPKDPSRDRLIMSKGHAVLVQYACLAELGYFERSELGKVKTFEGILQGHPDMDKTPGIEAVTGSLGQGLSVSLGVALGLTLDKSESRVYTILGDGELAEGQVWEAVMAAAVYKASNLTAIVDWNGVQATSTTAEIFPIENLVEKWKAFGWNVIEIDGHDMVQVLEAIDAAKAYKEGPTAIMAHTIKGKCFPFAEGKAKYHNAAMSEEEYKIAWQCIDNMRKEVEA; translated from the coding sequence ATGATCTATACCGCTTCAACAATAGATTTGTTGAAGTATGTGTTGAGATTGCTAAGGAGAGAGAAGATGAACTATTCTCAAGAATTGGTGAAGGAACTGCAGCTGAAGGCTATCCAGGTAAGGGCAAACATCCTGGAGATGATCCCCCCTGGCAAGGTGGGGCACCTTGGCGGGAGCAGCTCGATAGCGGATGTGATGGCGGCCCTGTACTTCCACACGATGAAGGTGAACAAGGACGACCCGAAGGACCCAAGCCGTGACCGGCTGATCATGAGCAAGGGGCACGCGGTGCTGGTGCAGTATGCATGCCTTGCCGAGCTGGGGTACTTCGAGCGTAGCGAGCTGGGCAAGGTGAAGACCTTCGAGGGGATCCTGCAGGGACACCCGGACATGGACAAGACCCCGGGCATCGAGGCGGTGACCGGGAGCCTCGGGCAGGGACTGTCGGTATCCCTGGGTGTGGCCCTGGGCCTTACGCTGGATAAGAGCGAGAGCCGGGTGTACACGATCCTGGGGGACGGTGAGCTTGCAGAGGGACAGGTGTGGGAGGCCGTGATGGCAGCGGCAGTATACAAGGCAAGCAACCTGACTGCGATCGTGGACTGGAACGGCGTGCAGGCGACCAGCACGACCGCCGAGATCTTCCCGATCGAGAACCTGGTGGAGAAGTGGAAGGCCTTCGGGTGGAACGTGATCGAGATCGACGGGCACGACATGGTGCAGGTCCTGGAGGCGATTGATGCTGCAAAGGCATACAAGGAAGGCCCGACTGCGATCATGGCACACACCATCAAGGGCAAGTGCTTCCCGTTCGCGGAGGGCAAGGCCAAGTACCACAACGCGGCTATGAGTGAGGAAGAGTACAAGATTGCATGGCAGTGCATCGACAACATGAGGAAGGAGGTAGAGGCATGA
- a CDS encoding transketolase C-terminal domain-containing protein, with protein sequence MRTTDSLRTTYGETLVELGKDNKDIVMLEADLGNSTMSKLFAAEYPERYFQMGIAEQNMASVSAGLSLTGKIPFMNSFAVFASGRAYDQIRSSITIANLNVKICGSSAGLSDYGDGKTHQSIDDIALMQVLPHMTVLSPCDAVETEKMVRAMVEEKGPMYLRINRNDLPIVTNPDEEYHIGKMTQMVDGGDVVIFATGVMVQQSMEAAKILAKEGISARVVNVSTIKPLDTEALLGFCEGVKGVVTAEEHNVIGGLGSVVCQALSKSRLPIEMLGVGDRYGTSAENYEILLRHYGLEAEDVAKKVRSVLADK encoded by the coding sequence ATGAGGACGACAGACAGCCTGAGGACAACCTACGGCGAGACATTGGTCGAGCTGGGAAAGGACAACAAGGATATCGTGATGCTGGAAGCCGACCTGGGCAACTCCACGATGAGCAAGCTGTTCGCAGCGGAGTACCCCGAGCGCTACTTCCAGATGGGGATCGCCGAGCAGAACATGGCGTCGGTCTCCGCAGGACTCTCCCTGACTGGGAAGATCCCGTTCATGAACTCGTTTGCGGTGTTCGCATCAGGTCGTGCCTACGACCAGATCCGCTCCTCGATCACGATCGCGAACCTGAACGTGAAGATCTGCGGCTCGAGCGCCGGGCTCTCGGACTACGGCGACGGCAAGACGCACCAGAGCATCGACGACATCGCACTGATGCAGGTGTTGCCGCACATGACCGTGCTCAGCCCCTGTGACGCAGTGGAGACCGAGAAGATGGTCAGGGCGATGGTGGAAGAGAAGGGACCGATGTACCTGCGCATCAACCGAAACGACCTGCCCATCGTGACCAACCCCGACGAGGAGTACCACATCGGCAAGATGACCCAGATGGTCGATGGAGGGGACGTGGTGATCTTCGCCACCGGCGTGATGGTGCAGCAGTCCATGGAGGCTGCAAAGATCCTCGCAAAGGAAGGCATCTCCGCGAGAGTGGTGAACGTGTCGACGATCAAGCCGCTGGACACCGAGGCCCTGCTCGGCTTCTGTGAGGGGGTGAAGGGCGTGGTGACCGCCGAGGAGCACAACGTCATCGGCGGACTTGGCAGCGTGGTGTGCCAGGCGCTCAGCAAGAGCCGCCTGCCCATCGAGATGCTGGGAGTGGGCGACCGCTACGGCACCAGTGCGGAGAACTACGAGATCCTGCTCAGGCACTACGGCCTGGAGGCGGAGGATGTCGCGAAGAAGGTCAGGAGCGTCCTGGCCGACAAGTAA
- the garR gene encoding 2-hydroxy-3-oxopropionate reductase: MRIGFIGLGIMGKPMAKNLIKAGYSLVVNDINKEAVAELVASGAAEAASAKEVASQSDVVVTMLPNSPHVQTVVLGEGGVIEGAKEGLVVVDMSSISPIVSREVAAELAKKGVVMLDAPVSGGEPKAIDGTLAIMVGGPEETFKVVEPILQVMGGSVTLVGEIGSGNTTKLANQIMVAANIAGMSEALVLATKADVDPEKVFKAIRGGLAGSTVLDAKAPLVLDGNFKPGFRIDLHIKDLQNALDTAATVKTPTPLSDSIIGMMRSLSSDGKGSDDHGGLVQWYEKEAGIEVRK, from the coding sequence ATGAGGATAGGATTCATAGGACTTGGGATCATGGGCAAGCCCATGGCGAAGAACCTGATCAAGGCCGGCTACAGCCTGGTCGTGAACGATATCAACAAGGAAGCGGTCGCCGAGCTGGTCGCCTCCGGGGCTGCAGAGGCAGCAAGCGCAAAGGAAGTGGCATCACAGAGCGATGTGGTGGTCACGATGTTGCCCAACTCCCCCCATGTGCAGACAGTGGTACTTGGAGAGGGTGGGGTAATCGAAGGTGCGAAGGAAGGCCTGGTGGTGGTGGACATGAGCTCCATCAGCCCGATCGTGAGCCGGGAGGTTGCCGCAGAGCTGGCGAAGAAGGGAGTGGTCATGCTTGACGCCCCGGTCTCCGGCGGGGAGCCCAAGGCGATCGACGGTACGCTGGCGATCATGGTCGGCGGACCGGAGGAGACCTTCAAGGTGGTCGAGCCGATCCTGCAGGTGATGGGTGGGAGTGTGACCCTGGTCGGTGAGATCGGGAGCGGGAACACGACCAAGCTGGCGAACCAGATCATGGTGGCGGCGAACATCGCGGGGATGAGCGAGGCACTGGTGCTTGCAACCAAGGCCGACGTGGATCCCGAGAAGGTGTTCAAGGCAATCCGTGGTGGACTTGCCGGCAGCACGGTCCTCGATGCGAAGGCACCTTTGGTGCTGGACGGGAACTTCAAGCCCGGGTTCCGCATCGACCTGCACATCAAGGACCTGCAGAACGCGCTTGACACGGCAGCAACGGTGAAGACCCCGACACCTCTCTCAGACTCGATCATCGGGATGATGAGGTCCCTCTCCTCAGACGGCAAGGGATCTGACGACCACGGCGGGCTTGTCCAGTGGTACGAGAAGGAAGCGGGCATTGAGGTTCGTAAGTAA
- a CDS encoding FadR/GntR family transcriptional regulator — protein MPQQNSTKIVRQEKISNQVYEQLLAQIKSNKWKEGAKLPSENEMRQEFGVSRISIREAMQKLKALGIVETRHGEGSFIRRVTSENYRDMLFPMFMIDKNSLQEILEYRMVMEVGATEIAATRITKEECDALEAIVVRMEQNATDIKVFAHDDIQFHMAIAKATKNNMLINVALFMQDLMNASMESIVTHLGMHDGRYYHRLILEALRVHNREEAARLMREHVAKTVDRISELAEL, from the coding sequence ATGCCGCAACAGAATTCAACGAAAATTGTGAGACAAGAGAAGATATCCAACCAAGTGTATGAACAGTTACTTGCCCAGATCAAGAGCAATAAATGGAAGGAGGGCGCAAAGCTTCCTTCCGAAAATGAAATGAGGCAAGAATTTGGAGTGAGCCGCATCAGCATTCGTGAGGCGATGCAGAAGCTCAAGGCCTTGGGAATCGTAGAGACACGCCACGGGGAAGGGTCCTTCATCAGAAGAGTGACCAGTGAGAACTACCGTGACATGTTGTTTCCCATGTTCATGATCGATAAGAACTCCTTGCAGGAGATTCTTGAGTACAGGATGGTAATGGAAGTAGGGGCAACGGAGATAGCCGCTACGAGAATCACGAAAGAGGAATGTGACGCACTTGAGGCTATTGTTGTCCGAATGGAGCAGAATGCCACCGACATCAAGGTATTTGCCCATGATGATATCCAGTTCCATATGGCTATCGCAAAAGCAACGAAGAACAACATGCTGATCAATGTGGCTCTTTTCATGCAGGATCTGATGAATGCAAGTATGGAGTCCATTGTCACTCATTTGGGTATGCATGACGGTAGGTATTACCACCGACTTATCCTCGAAGCATTAAGGGTACATAACAGGGAAGAGGCAGCCAGGCTGATGCGAGAGCATGTTGCAAAGACTGTTGATCGGATTTCAGAGTTAGCTGAGCTGTAG
- a CDS encoding tripartite tricarboxylate transporter substrate-binding protein, whose protein sequence is MKKNRILVILLVLLVATSLFAEGQKEAESTKLWPKTQPVVYVGFGAGGGTDTAVRPVIAKMEEYLGETINVVNQEGAASAVAANTVMYSKKHDGYSLFATGSGPISGFRVMGTSDTYWADWASFHPYMGAAALVVAADSDIKTYADAVAYLNSGKQNMAISGFGVGPHVLFEAIREVGGINAPNYMTAGSCRQAGINVIAGDAEIAMGTFSSLIDFIKAGQLRALAITDTKDYTDFGLNIPSILKVQDNAENIPLLSETWPLLIPRDVPQNILDGLTEAFYWAVEQPEIVDYAREQGLVLAGYAGEDADKFLAIQEAGYAWTLDNVGSTVKSPATFGIPKLADFDWDVAKQNIK, encoded by the coding sequence ATGAAGAAAAACAGAATTCTTGTTATCCTTCTGGTACTGTTGGTTGCGACTTCACTGTTCGCAGAAGGTCAGAAAGAGGCTGAAAGCACCAAGCTTTGGCCAAAGACACAGCCGGTAGTATACGTCGGCTTCGGAGCCGGCGGTGGTACTGATACTGCTGTTCGCCCGGTTATCGCAAAGATGGAAGAGTATCTTGGGGAAACCATCAACGTGGTTAACCAGGAAGGTGCTGCATCCGCAGTTGCTGCTAATACTGTAATGTACAGCAAGAAGCATGATGGTTACAGCCTGTTCGCCACCGGTAGTGGTCCAATCTCTGGATTCCGCGTAATGGGAACCAGTGATACCTACTGGGCTGACTGGGCTTCCTTCCACCCCTACATGGGTGCTGCTGCTCTTGTTGTTGCTGCAGATTCCGATATCAAGACCTATGCTGATGCAGTAGCTTACCTCAATAGTGGCAAGCAGAACATGGCAATCAGCGGCTTTGGTGTTGGTCCCCACGTACTTTTCGAGGCTATTCGTGAAGTTGGTGGTATCAATGCTCCCAACTACATGACCGCTGGTTCCTGCCGTCAGGCTGGTATCAACGTCATCGCAGGCGATGCAGAGATTGCCATGGGTACCTTCTCCTCCTTGATCGACTTCATCAAGGCTGGACAGCTTCGCGCCCTCGCCATCACTGATACCAAAGACTACACTGACTTCGGACTCAACATTCCTTCCATCTTGAAGGTGCAGGACAATGCAGAGAACATCCCCTTGCTCAGTGAGACTTGGCCTCTCTTGATCCCACGTGATGTCCCTCAGAACATTCTTGATGGTCTGACTGAGGCGTTCTACTGGGCAGTAGAGCAGCCCGAGATTGTTGACTATGCAAGAGAGCAGGGATTGGTCCTTGCCGGTTATGCTGGCGAAGATGCTGACAAATTCCTTGCCATCCAGGAAGCTGGATATGCTTGGACCTTGGACAACGTCGGTTCCACCGTTAAGAGTCCTGCTACGTTTGGTATTCCCAAGCTTGCAGACTTCGACTGGGACGTGGCTAAGCAGAACATCAAATAA
- a CDS encoding tripartite tricarboxylate transporter TctB family protein — MSQIKKTTASDLIMGIILLAFGVYLIVESLGMKVFNSFLDAPGFFPFILGIIFCLFGIVMLIGAIRGGSVAATKSTFRKDSLIALFLSPESKRVVILSFFMVVYIYGLIGRIHFAIATFLYLVVTFWYLKSTTWLKNIIISVLSALLISAIFQYVFKIPLP; from the coding sequence ATGAGCCAAATTAAGAAAACAACTGCTTCCGATCTCATCATGGGTATAATCCTGTTGGCATTCGGAGTCTATCTTATTGTTGAGTCCCTTGGTATGAAGGTGTTCAACAGTTTTCTCGATGCACCAGGATTCTTCCCATTCATTCTGGGAATCATATTCTGTCTGTTCGGAATCGTTATGTTGATTGGGGCAATTCGAGGGGGAAGTGTAGCAGCGACAAAAAGCACATTTCGAAAGGACAGCCTTATTGCGTTGTTCCTCAGCCCAGAATCAAAACGCGTAGTCATTCTCTCATTCTTTATGGTGGTCTATATCTATGGCTTGATAGGTAGAATTCATTTTGCAATAGCCACCTTTCTCTATCTGGTTGTTACCTTCTGGTATCTGAAATCTACAACCTGGTTGAAGAATATCATTATTTCAGTCCTTTCAGCGTTACTGATCAGTGCTATTTTCCAGTATGTCTTTAAAATTCCTCTACCATAG
- a CDS encoding tripartite tricarboxylate transporter permease: MFEAFAQQFALFGSAAAQAFGYPQVFVTMIATVAGIVVGAVPGLTATMALALLINLTYSMQLATAVAFLLGVYVGAVMGGCYSAIMINIPGTPSAAATALDGFVLAKKGHGGQAIGVGIVASFVGTLISILLLIFLTPFLYKIALKFGQWEYFLISVFGIMICGNLSTQSTPLKGWIVGFLGFFTAMIGLDAVYAFPRFTYGSYDLMGGISLIPALIGVFGISEILTVLQEDIPYSIESQLGKVLPDKSMVKDVLSTAVRSGFIGSGIGAVPGAGEDIAAWVSYDVGKRRSKHGHLFGKGSYEGLASAETANNACIGGAMIPLLTLAVPGSPPAAMFLAAIWLHGIKPGPMLALESPDFLYLTAVTLLIATASMLVFGLLLTKPMVKILKINRKILMPIIVPLTVIGAYAGNVNIFDIHVMFIFGILGYILRKLNYPMAPLVLGIILGPTADISFRQALMQGQGSIIPLLGRPVGIILMLAIVWIFISGVKNSRLQKKTSASQPQ; this comes from the coding sequence ATGTTTGAAGCATTTGCACAGCAATTTGCCCTGTTCGGGTCCGCAGCAGCACAGGCGTTCGGATATCCACAGGTATTTGTTACAATGATTGCAACCGTGGCCGGTATCGTGGTTGGAGCAGTTCCTGGACTGACCGCTACCATGGCCCTCGCCCTGCTGATCAACCTTACCTACTCAATGCAGCTTGCCACTGCTGTAGCCTTCCTCCTCGGAGTCTACGTCGGAGCTGTCATGGGTGGTTGTTATTCGGCAATTATGATTAACATCCCTGGAACACCATCAGCGGCGGCAACCGCCTTGGATGGATTTGTCCTTGCCAAGAAAGGGCATGGTGGACAAGCAATTGGAGTTGGTATTGTAGCCTCCTTTGTAGGTACTCTGATTTCAATTCTTCTGTTGATCTTCCTGACCCCATTTCTCTATAAGATCGCACTGAAGTTCGGTCAGTGGGAGTACTTCCTTATCTCCGTCTTCGGTATCATGATCTGCGGCAACCTCTCTACGCAGAGTACTCCTCTCAAGGGTTGGATAGTAGGATTCCTGGGATTCTTTACTGCCATGATCGGCTTGGATGCCGTCTATGCGTTCCCGCGGTTTACCTATGGCAGCTATGACTTGATGGGTGGAATCTCCCTGATCCCTGCCTTGATTGGTGTATTTGGCATCTCTGAGATTCTAACTGTCTTGCAGGAAGATATTCCCTATTCAATTGAGAGCCAGCTAGGAAAAGTGCTTCCCGATAAGAGTATGGTCAAGGATGTTCTTTCCACAGCTGTCCGCTCCGGCTTTATCGGAAGCGGTATTGGAGCAGTCCCTGGTGCTGGTGAAGATATTGCAGCCTGGGTCAGCTACGATGTTGGAAAGCGACGCAGTAAGCATGGACATCTTTTCGGGAAAGGTAGTTATGAAGGCCTCGCGTCTGCTGAGACAGCGAACAACGCCTGTATTGGCGGTGCCATGATTCCCCTGCTTACCCTTGCTGTTCCTGGATCTCCTCCAGCGGCCATGTTCCTTGCAGCCATCTGGCTCCATGGAATCAAGCCAGGTCCAATGCTCGCACTTGAATCCCCGGACTTCCTCTACCTGACTGCAGTGACGCTCTTGATCGCAACCGCATCAATGTTGGTATTCGGTCTGCTGCTCACCAAGCCAATGGTAAAGATCTTGAAGATAAACCGGAAGATTTTGATGCCAATCATTGTTCCCCTGACGGTCATTGGCGCGTATGCCGGAAACGTGAACATCTTTGACATCCATGTCATGTTCATTTTCGGTATCCTCGGATACATCTTGCGTAAACTCAACTATCCGATGGCACCTTTGGTACTGGGAATCATTCTTGGACCTACGGCTGACATCAGTTTCCGCCAGGCTCTTATGCAGGGACAGGGTTCAATCATCCCATTGCTGGGTCGTCCTGTCGGTATCATATTGATGCTTGCTATTGTCTGGATTTTCATCAGTGGTGTAAAAAACAGCCGCTTGCAAAAGAAAACCAGCGCTAGCCAACCACAATAA
- a CDS encoding glucose 1-dehydrogenase has translation MNVKDKVILVTGGAGGLGAVMVELLCKHGAKLYILDLDEKKGMELEAELVKSSYCASFIQMDLTSEEAWKETIDTVVAKEGRIDVLVNNAGINIRKPIEEMVISEFNTMMLVNVGSVFLGTKYVIPVMRKQGGGAIINTSSVCGLIGHRYTPEAYTTTKGAVTLLTKSIASRYGSENIRCNSIHPSTVDTPLVQQMFKDPVKKQQRFDEVPLGRLATSDDVANAVLYLASEEASFINGVALPVDGGVTCC, from the coding sequence GTGAATGTGAAAGATAAAGTCATCCTGGTCACCGGCGGAGCCGGAGGCCTCGGAGCGGTCATGGTGGAGTTGCTCTGCAAACATGGGGCAAAGCTGTACATCCTCGACCTCGATGAGAAGAAAGGGATGGAGTTGGAAGCAGAACTCGTAAAGAGCTCCTATTGTGCAAGCTTCATCCAGATGGATCTTACCAGCGAAGAAGCATGGAAAGAGACTATTGATACGGTAGTGGCAAAAGAGGGAAGGATTGATGTCCTGGTGAACAACGCCGGTATCAACATCAGAAAGCCCATCGAGGAGATGGTCATAAGTGAGTTCAACACTATGATGCTCGTCAATGTTGGTTCAGTATTCCTCGGTACCAAGTACGTGATTCCTGTCATGCGAAAACAGGGTGGTGGAGCAATTATCAACACCTCCTCTGTCTGTGGTTTGATCGGTCACCGCTATACCCCAGAGGCGTATACCACCACCAAGGGTGCGGTCACCCTTTTGACCAAATCCATTGCCAGTAGATACGGAAGTGAGAACATCAGGTGTAACTCAATTCACCCCAGCACAGTCGATACTCCTCTTGTGCAGCAGATGTTCAAAGACCCGGTAAAGAAACAACAACGGTTTGATGAGGTTCCATTGGGACGTCTTGCCACATCTGATGATGTCGCAAACGCTGTTTTGTACCTCGCAAGCGAAGAGGCCTCTTTCATCAATGGGGTTGCCCTGCCAGTAGATGGTGGCGTGACCTGTTGCTGA
- a CDS encoding transketolase, which produces MNYSQELVKELQLKAIQVRANILEMIPPGKVGHLGGSSSIADVMAALYFHTMKVNKDDPKDPARDRLIMSKGHAVLVQYACLAELGYFERSELGKVKTFEGILQGHPDMDKTPGIEAVTGSLGQGLSVSLGVALGLTLDKSESRVYTILGDGELAEGQVWEAVMAAAVYKASNLTAIVDWNGVQATSTTAEIFPIENLVEKWKAFGWNVIEIDGHDMVQVLEAIDAAKAYKEGPTAIMAHTIKGKCFPFAEGKAKYHNAAMSEEEYKIAWQCIDNMRKEVEA; this is translated from the coding sequence ATGAACTATTCTCAAGAATTGGTGAAGGAACTGCAGCTGAAGGCGATCCAGGTAAGAGCAAACATCCTGGAGATGATCCCCCCCGGCAAGGTGGGGCACCTTGGAGGCAGCAGCTCGATAGCGGATGTGATGGCGGCCCTGTACTTCCACACGATGAAGGTGAACAAGGACGACCCGAAGGATCCCGCCCGTGACCGGCTGATCATGAGCAAGGGGCACGCGGTCCTGGTGCAGTATGCATGCCTTGCCGAGCTGGGGTACTTCGAGCGTAGCGAGCTGGGCAAGGTGAAGACCTTCGAGGGGATCCTGCAGGGACACCCGGACATGGACAAGACCCCGGGCATCGAGGCGGTGACCGGGAGCCTCGGGCAGGGACTGTCGGTATCCCTGGGTGTGGCCCTGGGCCTTACGCTGGATAAGAGCGAGAGCCGGGTGTACACGATCCTGGGGGACGGTGAGCTTGCAGAGGGACAGGTGTGGGAGGCCGTGATGGCAGCGGCAGTATACAAGGCAAGCAACCTGACTGCGATCGTGGACTGGAACGGCGTGCAGGCGACCAGCACGACCGCCGAGATCTTCCCGATCGAGAACCTGGTGGAGAAGTGGAAGGCCTTCGGGTGGAACGTGATCGAGATCGACGGGCACGACATGGTGCAGGTCCTGGAGGCGATTGATGCTGCAAAGGCATACAAGGAAGGCCCGACTGCGATCATGGCACACACCATCAAGGGCAAGTGCTTCCCGTTCGCGGAGGGCAAGGCCAAGTACCACAACGCGGCTATGAGTGAGGAAGAGTACAAGATTGCATGGCAGTGCATCGACAACATGAGGAAGGAGGTAGAGGCATGA
- a CDS encoding transketolase C-terminal domain-containing protein, with the protein MRTTDSLRTTYGETLVELGKDNKDIVMLEADLGNSTMSKLFAAEYPERYFQMGIAEQNMASVSAGLSLTGKIPFMNSFAVFASGRAYDQIRSSITIANLNVKICGSSAGLSDYGDGKTHQSIDDIALMQVLPHMTVLSPCDAVETEKMVRAMVEQKGPMYLRINRNDLPVVTDPDEEYHIGKMTQMVDGGDVVIFATGVMVQQSMEAAKILAKEGISARVVNVSTIKPLDTEALLGFCEGVKGVVTAEEHNVIGGLGSVVCQALSKSRLPIEMLGVGDRYGTSAENYEILLRHYGLEAEDVAKKVRSVLADK; encoded by the coding sequence ATGAGGACGACAGACAGCCTGAGGACAACCTACGGCGAGACATTGGTCGAGCTGGGAAAGGACAACAAGGATATCGTGATGCTGGAAGCCGACCTGGGCAACTCCACGATGAGCAAGCTGTTCGCAGCGGAGTACCCCGAGCGCTACTTCCAGATGGGGATCGCCGAGCAGAACATGGCGTCGGTCTCCGCAGGACTCTCCCTGACTGGGAAGATCCCGTTCATGAACTCGTTTGCGGTGTTCGCATCAGGTCGTGCCTACGACCAGATCCGCTCCTCGATCACGATCGCGAACCTGAACGTGAAGATCTGCGGCTCGAGCGCCGGGCTCTCGGACTACGGCGACGGCAAGACGCACCAGAGCATCGACGACATCGCACTGATGCAGGTGCTGCCGCACATGACTGTGCTCAGCCCCTGTGATGCAGTGGAGACCGAGAAGATGGTCAGGGCCATGGTGGAACAGAAGGGACCGATGTACCTGCGCATCAACCGAAACGACCTGCCGGTGGTGACCGACCCCGACGAGGAGTACCACATCGGCAAGATGACCCAGATGGTCGACGGAGGGGACGTGGTGATCTTCGCAACCGGCGTGATGGTGCAGCAGTCCATGGAGGCTGCAAAGATCCTCGCAAAGGAAGGCATCTCCGCGAGAGTGGTGAACGTGTCGACGATCAAGCCGCTGGACACCGAGGCCCTGCTCGGCTTCTGTGAGGGGGTGAAGGGCGTGGTGACCGCCGAGGAGCACAACGTCATCGGCGGACTTGGCAGCGTGGTGTGCCAGGCGCTCAGCAAGAGCCGCCTGCCCATCGAGATGCTGGGAGTGGGCGACCGCTACGGCACCAGTGCGGAGAACTACGAGATCCTGCTCAGGCACTACGGCCTGGAGGCGGAGGATGTCGCGAAGAAGGTCAGGAGCGTCCTGGCCGACAAGTAA